One genomic region from Granulimonas faecalis encodes:
- a CDS encoding HdeD family acid-resistance protein has protein sequence MNTLFRRTKASIIFLGIAMTLLGLAFFINPVDSILFVVYCCAWAFLFAGVGTLVGYFRHDPADRGAANIVLAVLEIVCSVYIFFFPGWSTVALCIFLGCVVFVTGIWDVAEALSFRKVEGGSWGLWLVLGIITIILGFLTLFAPFMMAEAIMIVAGISLVFDGITEIVLGVRM, from the coding sequence GTGAACACGCTGTTCAGGCGCACGAAAGCGTCCATCATCTTTCTCGGCATTGCCATGACCCTGCTGGGTCTGGCCTTCTTCATCAACCCTGTGGACTCGATCCTCTTCGTGGTCTACTGCTGCGCGTGGGCGTTCCTGTTCGCGGGCGTCGGCACCCTCGTGGGCTACTTCCGCCACGACCCGGCCGACCGCGGTGCCGCCAACATCGTGCTCGCCGTCCTCGAGATCGTCTGCTCCGTCTACATCTTCTTCTTCCCCGGCTGGTCCACCGTGGCCCTCTGCATCTTCCTGGGCTGCGTGGTCTTTGTCACCGGCATCTGGGACGTCGCCGAGGCCCTCTCCTTCCGCAAGGTCGAGGGCGGCAGCTGGGGCCTCTGGCTGGTGTTGGGCATCATCACCATCATCCTGGGCTTCCTGACGCTCTTCGCGCCGTTCATGATGGCCGAGGCCATCATGATCGTGGCCGGCATCTCCCTGGTGTTCGACGGCATCACCGAGATCGTCCTCGGCGTCCGCATGTAG
- a CDS encoding manganese efflux pump MntP encodes MGLGECLVLGVALAMDAFAVTVSNTLAAPGARRRRLLLMPLLFGLFQGLMTLLGSLLGSLFGDVIERFSGLVALVVLGAIGVNMVREGLGALRPVAAEEVAAKGSPAEEDRDCGGDDVLSPGRLLLEAVATSIDAFAVGVSLRAMGVAVGPASTVIGLVTAALCVAAIACGRWVGPRIGDRAQVAGGVVLVALGVKAFFF; translated from the coding sequence GTGGGTCTCGGTGAGTGTCTCGTTCTGGGTGTGGCCCTGGCCATGGACGCGTTCGCCGTCACCGTCTCCAACACGCTGGCCGCTCCCGGTGCCCGGCGCCGCCGGCTTCTGCTCATGCCGTTGCTCTTCGGCCTCTTCCAGGGTCTCATGACCCTGCTGGGCAGCCTTCTCGGGTCGCTCTTCGGCGACGTCATCGAGCGCTTCTCGGGCCTAGTCGCCCTCGTGGTGCTCGGCGCCATCGGCGTCAACATGGTTCGCGAGGGCCTGGGCGCCCTGCGTCCGGTTGCTGCCGAGGAGGTCGCCGCAAAGGGGAGCCCGGCCGAGGAGGACCGCGACTGCGGCGGGGACGACGTCCTCTCCCCCGGCCGGCTCCTGCTCGAGGCCGTCGCCACGTCCATCGACGCCTTTGCCGTGGGTGTGTCGCTCCGCGCCATGGGCGTGGCCGTCGGGCCCGCCTCCACGGTCATCGGCCTCGTGACGGCGGCTCTCTGTGTGGCCGCCATCGCCTGCGGCCGCTGGGTGGGGCCGCGCATCGGCGACCGGGCCCAGGTGGCGGGCGGTGTGGTCCTCGTCGCCCTGGGCGTCAAGGCGTTCTTCTTCTAG
- a CDS encoding MFS transporter, with protein sequence MKLFSHHTRQERDWIMYDVGNSALVLLSTTVVPIYFNALAAETTDSAGLVAQWGMAQTVASLIVALLMPVLGSLADYRGNKIKFFIGFFATGLVACFCQALPVSAAVFLAIFVVATVGLNSSMTFYDAMLVDITDDERMDDISSAGFAWGYIGSTVPFVACIALIFGGPALLGLDSMLCTQLSFVITGIWWLCFTVPLLRSYRQVHYKRSEDARAEVLDTFRGLARTMRDIFHDRRLFVFLVAFFFYIDGVHTVIAMATSYGSALGIDSTHLILALLVTQFVAFPSAVAYGRLADRFGTLTMILVAVVAYCGIVGFAAFFLKTATEFWVLAVLVGLFQGGIQALSRSYFGKIIPKDRANEYFGFYDIFGRYASVMGTLLVSVVTAATGSAELGVLSIAILLVVGFVMLLLMPKEHGEPAGA encoded by the coding sequence ATGAAACTTTTCAGTCATCACACGCGGCAGGAACGCGACTGGATCATGTACGACGTGGGCAACTCGGCCCTCGTGCTGCTGAGCACCACCGTCGTGCCCATCTACTTCAACGCGCTCGCCGCGGAGACCACCGACTCCGCCGGTCTCGTGGCCCAGTGGGGCATGGCGCAGACCGTCGCGTCGCTCATCGTGGCCCTGCTCATGCCCGTCCTCGGCTCCCTGGCCGACTACAGGGGCAACAAGATCAAGTTCTTTATCGGGTTCTTCGCCACGGGCCTCGTGGCCTGCTTCTGCCAGGCGCTCCCGGTGTCCGCGGCCGTGTTCCTCGCCATCTTCGTGGTGGCCACGGTGGGCCTCAACTCGTCCATGACGTTCTATGACGCCATGCTCGTGGACATCACGGACGACGAGAGGATGGACGACATCTCCTCCGCGGGCTTTGCCTGGGGCTACATCGGCTCCACCGTCCCGTTCGTCGCCTGTATCGCCCTCATCTTCGGGGGCCCGGCCCTGCTCGGCCTCGACTCCATGCTCTGCACCCAGCTGTCGTTCGTCATCACCGGAATCTGGTGGCTCTGCTTCACCGTCCCGCTGCTCCGCAGCTACCGGCAGGTGCACTACAAGCGCTCCGAGGACGCCCGCGCCGAGGTGCTCGACACCTTCCGCGGCCTCGCCCGCACCATGCGCGACATCTTCCACGACAGGCGCCTGTTCGTGTTCCTCGTTGCTTTCTTCTTCTACATCGACGGCGTCCACACCGTCATCGCCATGGCCACGAGCTACGGCTCGGCCTTGGGCATCGACTCCACGCACCTCATCCTGGCGCTCCTCGTGACCCAGTTCGTGGCGTTCCCCTCGGCCGTCGCCTACGGCAGGTTGGCCGACCGCTTCGGCACCCTCACCATGATCCTCGTCGCCGTGGTCGCCTACTGCGGCATCGTGGGCTTTGCGGCCTTCTTCCTCAAGACGGCCACCGAGTTCTGGGTCCTCGCCGTGCTCGTGGGTCTCTTCCAGGGCGGCATCCAGGCCCTGTCGCGCTCGTACTTTGGCAAGATCATCCCCAAGGACCGCGCCAACGAGTACTTTGGCTTCTACGACATCTTCGGCCGCTACGCGAGCGTCATGGGCACCCTCCTGGTGTCGGTGGTGACGGCCGCCACGGGCTCCGCCGAGCTCGGCGTGCTGTCCATCGCCATCCTCCTCGTGGTCGGCTTCGTGATGCTGCTGCTCATGCCCAAGGAGCACGGGGAGCCCGCCGGCGCCTAG